From Shewanella acanthi:
ATAATCACTTGGATATGGCCTGTCTAGCAGATGAGGCCAGCAAAGGTGGATTCTCCCACGATAATCTGTTCGATAGTCTACTGGGCTTAATGAATGTGCAAACCCAGGATTATCAGCAGCCGCTAGATATCTTTGCCCGCTGCCGTCGATAGAGTTTCACTCTGGGTGAACAAAAGGGATGCTGGCATCCCTTTTGTGATCTAGCACCTAAAGAATAATGATTTTGCCCCATACCCAAATGAATCCACTTAGGGTAATTTATTGATACAAAATAATAACAACTCACGGGTGCGCGATTTATGATTGCTGCTACAGAAAATAAAGAGCTGGATTTTGCGGCGCAGATTTTGCGCTTGGCGGTGCCACAAATGTCTGCCCTTGGTATTCCGGTGACGCCGGAAAATTACACCGTGTGGTATGAATATTTTGCCAAGAGCAACCTTGATCTTAACCGAGCTATCGATGGTTTTCTGACTAACAATGTTGCCTTTACTAAGGAAGTGAATACCAGTCTGTATAAAAATTTTATCCAAGAGAAAACCCCTGAAATCATTGAGAATGTTCACTTAGAAACGCAAATCTTAATTAACTCCCTGATCAGCAAGATTGCCCAAATTAATCATGGGACGGCGTCTTTCTCGGCGAGTTTGGTTGATTTTGGCCACCAATTGCAGGGCGCTTCCGATGTGACGACACTAACCCTGTTAGTCGATGGGGTAGTGGATGAAATGCAAAATCTGCTCAGTAATAACCAGACCATGGAAGACAGTCTCAATGCCATGGGGCAAGAGGTACGAAACCTTAAGTCAGAACTTGAGAATCTCAGTATGGCGGCACTGACCGATCAGCTTACCTCCTTGCACAACCGCCGTGCCTATGAGATGGCGATTCAAGATCATATCCATCGCGCTCAGGAGCAGCAGAGTCGCTGTAGTTTATTGTTAATCGATATCGACAGGTTCAAACAATTCAACGATACCTATGGTCATCAGGTAGGGGACAAAGTGTTGGCCTATGTGGCATTAGCTCTAAGGCAAAGTGTTAGAGGCGATGACTTTGTTGCCCGTTATGGCGGTGAAGAATTTGTGGTGCTCTTACCTAATACGCATTTTCACCATGCACTGCAAGTCGCTGAGAATTTACGCGAGCGGGTGTCGGAACGTCGGTTAACGGTTGGCAAAGACCGGAAACAATCCTTAGGGGCAATCACAGTGTCGATTGGCCTAGCATCCCTGCAGGAAGGAGATGATGCTGAAACCCTTTTTAATCGTGCAGATAAGGCCCTTTATGAAGCCAAATCAGACGGTCGAAACTGTGTAAGGGGTTAATTTTTAGCCAAAAGGCTAAATACACGATAATCCAATTCGAAAGGACTTTTCTCTTAGTTTAAATTGGGCGGGCATTTTGCTTAACGTAGCATTTAGCACAGTGCTACTAAGATCTTAGATGTGCCATATAACTCACTCAAAAATGAGGGCGCCATTATCTATTTAACCCTGATTTATTCTTTCACTATCTATTTATCTCTTTTTCTATTCGCTTGTCCTTACTAGGTCATGATGTTGATTGAATGATTTAGTCATTGATAACCTAAACGAGACAAAATATTGCAACAGTTGATTGCGAAAGCCCATACATTGAGGACGTAAGCGTCCTGATGTATGGGCCGATGTGACATTGTGCTTATTGACTTTGCTTTAAATCCATATGCATTTTGATAAGATGCTCCTCCATATCGAAGGTCACCTTAAAGCCGAGGTTTTTAGCAAGGCTTGCCATATTGCGATTCTCAAACATGGTAAATCCGGTTAATACTGGCGTGTCATTGTTACGGTAATACTTAATGAGCTTCTCGAGCAGTAACTTCCCTAAGCCAATGCCTTGGTGATCGCCACGCACTGCCATTGCAAATTCAGCCTCGGTATTGTCGGGGTCAATGGAGGCCCTCACTGCGCCAAGGGTGATATCGTCACCATCGGCACCTTTTGCCGTTGCAATAAAGGCCATTTCACGGGCGTAATCGATTTGCGTTAACACTGCCATTTCCTCGTGGGTCATTTTAGAACGAACCCCAAAATAGCGTTTATATCTGTCCTCATCGGAAAGGGAATTATCGAAGGCCAAATGCTTAGGTTCATCCTCGGGCAGAATTGGCCGCAGCATGACCTTAAGGCCATTTTTAAGGACTGCGTATTCCTCAAGCTCTTTAGGATAAGGCATGATGGCAAGGCGGCTGGCGTTATCTGTCTGACCGTCGTGCAGGCGAATATTGACATCGAGCAGGGTGATATTTTCCCCCGCCGCCAGCACTGGATTGAAATCTAGCGAGGCAATCTCTGGGCAATCGATAATGATGTGGGAGATTTGAGTGAGCATCACACACAGGGCGTTCATATCCAGCCCAAGCGGTAAATGCCTGTCTTTGAGTTTATGGGTTTTGAGAGCTTGGATCACCATGTAACGGGCCAGCGCCATATTTAGCGGCGGCAGGGCAACAGCGGCATCGCGGGTTGGATCCCACTCTGAACCTCCTTCACCTAAACAAATAGCTGGGCCAAATACGGGATCGCTAATGACAGCAACCCGGATTTCCTGTGCTCCCGCCGTCAATGCCATCTTCTGCACTATCATGCCTTCGATAACCGCATCGGGATCTGCCTGATGTACCCTTTGGGTGATTGCTTTGGCGGCGTGGCGAATATCTTCATCGGAGGTTAAGTTCAGCATCACCCCATGGACATCACTCTTATGCAAAATGTGCGGTGATTGTACTTTTAGGGCAACAGGGAATCTTGCTTGATTGGCAATATCGACCGCTTCATCAGCATCCTTGGCAAACCAAGTATCGATCGTGTTTAAGCCATAGGCGCGCAGAATCGGACTGGCTTCGTGGGTTTCGAGTACAAATTTGCCCTTCGCTTGTGCGGCCTGCAACAATTGGCGAGCTGTTTGGCTGTCGGTCGGGATATTGTCTGGGATAGACTGCGGCACTTCCTGCAGCAGTTTTTGGTTACGGCGATATTCCACCATATGCATAAAGGCACCCACGGCGCCTTCTGGGGTGCGATAGGTCGAAATGCCGCCCTTAGTGAAGCGTTTTCGGGCTTGATAGGCTGAGTCCTCACCACTCCAGTTCGTGAGAATATTTAAACGATTCTTCTTTGGATGGGCATGGATGACTTTGACTAGTGCATCGGCAATCTCCACACTTTCGCCTAATGCCGATGGCGAATGCAGCACCAAAATCGCATCTAAGTCACCGCTGTCCATCAAAATGTTTAAGGCTGCGGCATAACGGTCGGCATTCGCATCGCCAATAATATCGATGGGATTTTGCCGTGACCAAGTATTGGGGAGCTGTGCATCGAGTTTACTGACAGTGTTCTCGGAAAGCTCAGCCAGTTTGCCACCACGAAGGATAAGTTCATCGACGGCAAGTACCGCGGGGCCGCCGCCATTACTAATGATCCCAAGGCGTTCACCCTGCAGGGGATTGGAGTGGGCAAGACTTTCAACTGCTGCAAAGAGTTCAATCAAATCATTTACCCTGAGCATACCCGCACGCCTAAAAGCGGCTTCGTATACCGCATCGTTACCACCTATACCACCCGTGTGAAGGCGGGCTGCACGGGAGCCCTCGGCGCTGCGGCCAGACTTGATCACTAAAATGGGTTTATTACGAGAGGCTGCGCGGGCAGCGGACAGGAAATGGCGTTTTTCATTCACTGAGTCGATATACAGCATGATGGCGCTGGTGCGGCTATCACGGCCTAAATAATCGAGGAGTTCGTCAAAGTTAATGTCGGTTGCATCGCCCAGTGAGATAAAAGATGAAAAGCCAATCCCCTTATTGTTGGCCCAATCTAAGACCGTAGTGCAAATGGCGGCCGACTGCGAAACAAAGGCAATTTTCCCGGGCAGGGCGCTGGCATGGGCAAGACTGGCGTTTAACCCCAAGGGCGGCAGTAACATGCCAAGGCTGTTCGGGCCGAGGATACGCATGCCATAACGCTTGGCGTGTTGCATGGCAAGGTCGAGCAGACTGACGCCATCGTCATTGCATTCCTGTGCCATACCCGACGCCATAATAATCGCAACCTTGCAACCAAATTGAGCGAGCGTTTCTACCAACGCGGGAACGCGGCTGGCGCGAGTACAAATGATCGCCAAATCGGGTTTAATCGGCAAAGACTCGATATTAGGATAAGCAAGTACCCCCATCACAGCGCGGTATTTTGGGGTAACGGGCATGATAGGGCCAGAAAATCCACTCGATAGTAGATTCTTCATTAACACATTGCCTGCACGTTTTTCCCCGTTGGAGGCACCAATAATGGCAACGGATGTTGGTTTGAAAAGCGAATTTAACGTACGTTGACTCATAAGCGAACCCAATTAAGTCGAAGTCATAGCCAGTGTAACTTAGGAATGTAAAGCTGCACAGCTAACTTTCTGTATCTGCTAGACAATATGCAGAGTAAATCAGCAATTGATGATGAAGAAAACACTTGCCATCGTGTTTACGACTAAATGCTAAAGGTAGCATTCAAAAATTGAGAACAACGCACCGTTTTGGGTAAATATTATCCAGTGCCCGTTTGAAAACCCCTGAATATGAAACTACTTTTTAATCACATAACAATTTTTGTGAAGTCGCTATGACATACAAGGATGGAATGGTTGCAGTGTTGGCTGTGGCTATCGGATATGCGTTCGGAACCTGGTTCAGTTTTACACTGAGCTCGCTGGTTGCAGTAGTGACAATGCTTATTTGGCAGAATTACCGACATATTGCTGGCGATGAAACGGCCCTGAATTCATCTGCGCCTCGTCACGACCCAACCGTCTCTTTCTCTCACTGGGAAGAGCAGCGAAATTTTTATCAAGAACTTTCAGTTTCACTTAACGGCTGTGAACAAAGCATTGGTGATGTTTTGTCTGTGCAATCCGATGCAGTGAATTTATTAGGGGAATCATTCGATGGACTTAACCGTTTAATGAGTGAACAAAGCAGTTTTATATCTGATCTGGTTCATAGCGCGGATGATGAAGAGATATTTCACTCAGCACAGATGAAGCTGTTTGCCCACAATACCTCTGTAACTCTTGAGCGGTTTATCCAGTCGACCATTGAAATGTCGGCATCGAACATGGAATTACTCGAAAAAGTCAACCTTATCTATGAGGCCATGCCCCAGGCAATGAAAGCGCTTAAGGACATTGACCAGATCTCCTCACAAACTAATCTGCTGGCGCTTAATGCGGCAATTGAGGCTGCCCGTGCGGGTGACGCAGGCAGGGGCTTTGCCGTTGTGGCTGACGAAGTACGTGCGTTGTCGAATCGCAGTGCAGGCTTTAGTGACAGTATTCAAAAGCAATTGAGGTCGATCCAAACTCAGATTGAGCAGCTAACTGAACAGGTGAGCAAGGTGGCGGCTCAGGACATGTCATACATTATTGATGCTAAAAAGGATCTGGATAAGGCACTCGAGCAAATTATCGTTAAAGCTGAAAAGGATGCCGCTGTTATCGACAGAATTGATGCGTCTGCACAAGAGCTTGAGGCGGCCATTGCAGGTGCTATTCGTGGTCTACAGTTCAGTGATATCACCTCCCAAAGCCTCATGTATACCAACCAAACATTGCAGCAGCTTATGGCGTTCCTAACCCAAGCGGCTGAGATGTCTCAAGAGGAATTTGGTAAAAACTGTGAAGGGTTGGTGAGTGAAATGAATGTGAGACGTCAAAGCAGTCATAATCCAGTCTCAGCCAATCAAATTAGCTGCGGTGAAATTGAACTATTTTAAAGAGGGAATGATGGCAATGGCGAATGTGATAGTAATTTCTTTGCCAGAACGATTCGATTTTTATTACCACAAAAAATTTACCAGTGATTATCAACGGGCATTCACTGATGTGGGGGTTAATCAGTTAGTCCTAGATTTTAGCAGGGTGCTTTATATAGACAGTTCTGCGTTAGGAATGATGGTCTTGCTGCATCGAAAGGCATTAGAAAAGAAAATTAGTACCAGTATTCGTGGTTTACATGGCCAAGCGGAAGACATTATTAAAATCGCGAATATGGAGCGTTTATATCGAATAGAAAGGGAAAAATAACTTTCCATGGGGCCAAGGTATATTTTAATCGTCGAGGACGATTTAGTTATTAATCAGATTATGACGGCCTTTATTCATCAAAAGGGATGGAATGTTATTACCTGTTGTAATTTAGCCGATGCACAACAGGAAATTCATCAAGTTGGTATAGAGTTAATCTTGCTGGATTATTATTTGCCTGATGGTACAGCGTTATCAATGCTAGACACATTAAAAAAATATAGGCCATCAGTACCCGTTATTGTGATCAGTGGCGATAACGAACCTCAAACTATTCTGTCTTGTTTTAAGTCTGGCGCATTGGATTATATTATTAAACCGGTGAACTTGGAGTTGTTTTGGCACAAAGTAGAAGGTCTATTAGCTCGCTTCTCATTAGAAAAAAAGGTCAAGAAACAACATAATATTCTAGAGAAATTGTTGCTCGAAAAAAGTCATGAAGAGCAAATAGCCCGTCGTTTATTCGATCATTTTATTGAAATTAATAGCGTGGGCTATGAGTTTGTTAAGAGTTTTACTCAATCTAGCACAAGTTTTAGTGGCGATGTTGTAGTGAATGCTATCGCCCCTAATGGCAATTTTTTTCTGATGATTGCCGATTCCACCGGCCATGGACTCAGTGCCGCAATGCCAATCCTCAGGGTGGTGAATACCTTTCGCGCCATGGTGGCTAAGGGATTTGACCTTATCACCCTTGTCAGTGAGATAAATACCAATATTTACCATGAGATCCCAGGCGATCGCTTCGTCGCCGCTGTAGTTGTCGAAGTTAATTTCAATAGAAATCAAGTTTTTATTTGGAATGCGGGTATGCCAGATGCGTTATTGCAACTTGAAAATAACGAATCACGGACTGTGTCGAGCCATACCACAAACGACTTAGTGCATTACAAGTCGAAGAATTTAGCGCTGGGTATCATGTCACCCGATGCCTTCAGTGCCAATGTGGAGGTGATTGATCTTCCAATGGCGGGTTGCTTGTGTTTGATGAGCGACGGATTGATTGAGCATAAAACCAAGGATGGAGCATTTTTAGGTATGGAAGGCGTAATTTCATTATTGAGTCTTTACGGTAAAGACTTGACGGATTACATGAGGGAAACGCTGAATCGTCAGTTCTTCGATGATATTAAAGATGATGTGGCAATTTGTGTGCTCGATTTTGATTTATTACATCAATGGTATCAGCATCGCCCTGCAGAATTTTGTATCGGATGTAATAAAGGCGAGTTCACATGGCATATCAATATGTCAGGCCCCATGTTAATTGGTGCCGAATATTTAAACTCTTTAAACCATTTTTTGAAAATTTTCGGTTTCCCAACTACGTTTAGTCAAAAAGTATTTACAGTTGTGTCTGAGTTATTTACCAATGCCGTCGATTATGGGGTACTTAAACTTAATCCTGAATTGAAAAATGATATTGAAGGCTTTGATGTGTTCCATAATTTACGAGAGAGAAGTGCCTCGCAAATTACCATGAAAGATTGGGTTGAAGTCGAATTGCAATGGTATTGTCTGGCCAGTGAATTACATATCACAGTATCGGATAGTGGTGAGGGTTATTGTCCGAAACCAACGTCAGAGTTAACAGATGTGCTACAACTATCTGGTAGGGGGCTAAATTTAGTTCGATCCCTTTGCAAGCGCTACGAGTGGATAGCACCGGGAAATATTACAAAAGTCATAATGGAACTATAAATGAGTAAAAAAATATTAATTGTTGATGACTCCGCTGCAATACGGCAGATGGTTGAGGCAACTCTTAAATCCGCTAATTATCAGGTTGTCTTAGCAAAAGATGGCCAAGAGGCTCTCGACATTTGTAAAGGGCAAGGATTCGATTTTGTT
This genomic window contains:
- a CDS encoding bifunctional acetate--CoA ligase family protein/GNAT family N-acetyltransferase, whose translation is MSQRTLNSLFKPTSVAIIGASNGEKRAGNVLMKNLLSSGFSGPIMPVTPKYRAVMGVLAYPNIESLPIKPDLAIICTRASRVPALVETLAQFGCKVAIIMASGMAQECNDDGVSLLDLAMQHAKRYGMRILGPNSLGMLLPPLGLNASLAHASALPGKIAFVSQSAAICTTVLDWANNKGIGFSSFISLGDATDINFDELLDYLGRDSRTSAIMLYIDSVNEKRHFLSAARAASRNKPILVIKSGRSAEGSRAARLHTGGIGGNDAVYEAAFRRAGMLRVNDLIELFAAVESLAHSNPLQGERLGIISNGGGPAVLAVDELILRGGKLAELSENTVSKLDAQLPNTWSRQNPIDIIGDANADRYAAALNILMDSGDLDAILVLHSPSALGESVEIADALVKVIHAHPKKNRLNILTNWSGEDSAYQARKRFTKGGISTYRTPEGAVGAFMHMVEYRRNQKLLQEVPQSIPDNIPTDSQTARQLLQAAQAKGKFVLETHEASPILRAYGLNTIDTWFAKDADEAVDIANQARFPVALKVQSPHILHKSDVHGVMLNLTSDEDIRHAAKAITQRVHQADPDAVIEGMIVQKMALTAGAQEIRVAVISDPVFGPAICLGEGGSEWDPTRDAAVALPPLNMALARYMVIQALKTHKLKDRHLPLGLDMNALCVMLTQISHIIIDCPEIASLDFNPVLAAGENITLLDVNIRLHDGQTDNASRLAIMPYPKELEEYAVLKNGLKVMLRPILPEDEPKHLAFDNSLSDEDRYKRYFGVRSKMTHEEMAVLTQIDYAREMAFIATAKGADGDDITLGAVRASIDPDNTEAEFAMAVRGDHQGIGLGKLLLEKLIKYYRNNDTPVLTGFTMFENRNMASLAKNLGFKVTFDMEEHLIKMHMDLKQSQ
- a CDS encoding methyl-accepting chemotaxis protein, with the protein product MTYKDGMVAVLAVAIGYAFGTWFSFTLSSLVAVVTMLIWQNYRHIAGDETALNSSAPRHDPTVSFSHWEEQRNFYQELSVSLNGCEQSIGDVLSVQSDAVNLLGESFDGLNRLMSEQSSFISDLVHSADDEEIFHSAQMKLFAHNTSVTLERFIQSTIEMSASNMELLEKVNLIYEAMPQAMKALKDIDQISSQTNLLALNAAIEAARAGDAGRGFAVVADEVRALSNRSAGFSDSIQKQLRSIQTQIEQLTEQVSKVAAQDMSYIIDAKKDLDKALEQIIVKAEKDAAVIDRIDASAQELEAAIAGAIRGLQFSDITSQSLMYTNQTLQQLMAFLTQAAEMSQEEFGKNCEGLVSEMNVRRQSSHNPVSANQISCGEIELF
- a CDS encoding GGDEF domain-containing protein codes for the protein MIAATENKELDFAAQILRLAVPQMSALGIPVTPENYTVWYEYFAKSNLDLNRAIDGFLTNNVAFTKEVNTSLYKNFIQEKTPEIIENVHLETQILINSLISKIAQINHGTASFSASLVDFGHQLQGASDVTTLTLLVDGVVDEMQNLLSNNQTMEDSLNAMGQEVRNLKSELENLSMAALTDQLTSLHNRRAYEMAIQDHIHRAQEQQSRCSLLLIDIDRFKQFNDTYGHQVGDKVLAYVALALRQSVRGDDFVARYGGEEFVVLLPNTHFHHALQVAENLRERVSERRLTVGKDRKQSLGAITVSIGLASLQEGDDAETLFNRADKALYEAKSDGRNCVRG
- a CDS encoding fused response regulator/phosphatase, producing the protein MGPRYILIVEDDLVINQIMTAFIHQKGWNVITCCNLADAQQEIHQVGIELILLDYYLPDGTALSMLDTLKKYRPSVPVIVISGDNEPQTILSCFKSGALDYIIKPVNLELFWHKVEGLLARFSLEKKVKKQHNILEKLLLEKSHEEQIARRLFDHFIEINSVGYEFVKSFTQSSTSFSGDVVVNAIAPNGNFFLMIADSTGHGLSAAMPILRVVNTFRAMVAKGFDLITLVSEINTNIYHEIPGDRFVAAVVVEVNFNRNQVFIWNAGMPDALLQLENNESRTVSSHTTNDLVHYKSKNLALGIMSPDAFSANVEVIDLPMAGCLCLMSDGLIEHKTKDGAFLGMEGVISLLSLYGKDLTDYMRETLNRQFFDDIKDDVAICVLDFDLLHQWYQHRPAEFCIGCNKGEFTWHINMSGPMLIGAEYLNSLNHFLKIFGFPTTFSQKVFTVVSELFTNAVDYGVLKLNPELKNDIEGFDVFHNLRERSASQITMKDWVEVELQWYCLASELHITVSDSGEGYCPKPTSELTDVLQLSGRGLNLVRSLCKRYEWIAPGNITKVIMEL
- a CDS encoding STAS domain-containing protein, which produces MANVIVISLPERFDFYYHKKFTSDYQRAFTDVGVNQLVLDFSRVLYIDSSALGMMVLLHRKALEKKISTSIRGLHGQAEDIIKIANMERLYRIEREK